CGCCGTCTAACAGCCCACGCATCCCCGTCGAGCCAGTGTCCCACGAGACCTTCGACTGGATTCCGCGCGCGCCGCAGATGTACTCCCGCGCGGAGGTGGAGCGACAGACGGGTGCTTACCAGGCGGCCGTCACCGCACCCATCCTGGACCTGCGTCTCCAGATCTCCGGCGAAGACTCCGCCGACGTGGAGGATGCAACTCGACAGCTCATCTCGTTCGACGAACATGCGCAGCGCGTGCTGGGCGCCGACAACCCCGCGCTCGGGCCGATGACTGCGATTCTGCTTCGCACAGAGTCCGCATCGAGCTCGCAGATCGAGCAGTTGACGACGTCAGCGAAGCAGCTCGCCCTCGCCGAGATCGATGAGGGCGACAAGGCCAACGCGCTCATGGTGATCGGCAATGTCCGGGCCATGGAAGCCGCGCTCCGACTGTCAGCCGACGTCAGTGAAGACAGCATCCTCGCGATGCACACCGCGCTCCTCCGGCATCAGCCCGGCTTCGAGCACGAGGCCGGGCGCTACCGCCGCGAGCAGGTGTGGATAGGGATGGGGAACGCCGGTCCTCGAACCGCCGACTTCGTCGCCCCGCATCACGCCCGCATTCCCGAAGCGATCACTGACCTCGTCGGCTTCATCAAGCGTCAAGACCTCCCCGTGCTTGCACAAGTCGCCATCGCGCACGCCCAATTCGAGACGATCCATCCATTCGTCGACGGC
Above is a genomic segment from Microbacterium sp. W4I4 containing:
- a CDS encoding Fic family protein, with protein sequence MVAPSNSPRIPVEPVSHETFDWIPRAPQMYSRAEVERQTGAYQAAVTAPILDLRLQISGEDSADVEDATRQLISFDEHAQRVLGADNPALGPMTAILLRTESASSSQIEQLTTSAKQLALAEIDEGDKANALMVIGNVRAMEAALRLSADVSEDSILAMHTALLRHQPGFEHEAGRYRREQVWIGMGNAGPRTADFVAPHHARIPEAITDLVGFIKRQDLPVLAQVAIAHAQFETIHPFVDGNGRTGRAIAQSVLRNKGLVASTAVPISAGLLVDTERYFAALTAYRSGDAGPIIRQFAGASRIAASTGSQLVDDLVAELERSRAMMNGLRSDATAWRLLPDLVGQPAVNMRYLTGALGFGEMTALRAVDSLVERGVLVESTGKGRNRVWQHRGILDVLDAYAARIRRMSARD